From Phoenix dactylifera cultivar Barhee BC4 unplaced genomic scaffold, palm_55x_up_171113_PBpolish2nd_filt_p 000270F, whole genome shotgun sequence, a single genomic window includes:
- the LOC103699543 gene encoding VAN3-binding protein isoform X1, which translates to MDLDMNQMAPEATAESMDLLSRAWCSSAIQVFQPTLQDISMNLNKKPVMALEHDKIAPSSLQNSDKSLKADDDDQRSVPQWKFDDLKSWIWLQKAIHPELDYDLCLRKKWFSQKIPPWNGISIKKWMKEMKQKRKEDKRLQRAEVHAAISVAGVAAALAAIAADNAEPSQSNALKDIAVVSATALVAAQCAQVAEALGAKHEQITSAINAAMTTTDASNIITLTAAAATSLRGAATLRGRPGQRERAKATFTPKLLYDEFDFNFGRCSASVAKGDEIFVATPDGRCRLRSVSAVLNRDGKVILKIKKINFLMAFSGAKESIVYDLHVSPLEEPINEAESYSISMTTSRGKIELKIEDCVKYKKWMMTINHMLMLSTTFSEPERQFCRN; encoded by the exons ATGGATTTAGACATGAACCAAATGGCCCCCGAGGCAACTGCGGAATCGATGGACCTCCTTTCGCGTGCATGGTGTAGCTCTGCCATACAAGTTTTCCAACCAACGCTGCAGGATATTTCGATGAATCTCAACAAGAAACCAGTGATGGCACTTGAGCATGATAAGATCGCTCCCTCGTCG TTGCAGAATAGTGATAAGAGCTTAAAAGCAGATGATGATGATCAGAGGTCAGTACCACAATGGAAGTTCGATGATCTGAAG TCATGGATATGGCTGCAGAAGGCAATCCATCCAGAACTGGACTATGATCTGTGCCTAAGAAAGAAATGG TTCTCTCAGAAAATTCCACCTTGGAATGGTATCTCTATAAagaaatggatgaaggaaatgaAGCAGAAGCGGAAGGAGGACAAGCGGCTGCAAAGAGCAGAAGTGCATGCAGCCATATCAGTTGCAGGGGTTGCAGCTGCACTCGCAGCCATTGCTGCAGATAATGCAGAGCCAAGCCAATCAAATGCATTGAAAGATATCGCAGTGGTCTCTGCAACAGCTTTAGTTGCAGCACAATGTGCCCAAGTTGCTGAAGCTCTCGGTGCAAAGCACGAGCAGATCACTTCTGCTATTAATGCAGCCATGACTACCACAGATGCGAGCAACATCATTACTCTCACAGCTGCTGCAGCAACAT CATTGAGAGGTGCAGCCACACTAAGAGGAAGGCCAGGTCAAAGAGAGAGGGCAAAGGCAACTTTTACACCAAAGCTTTTGTACGATGAGTTTGATTTTAACTTTGGAAGGTGTAGTGCATCAGTGGCAAAAGGTGATGAGATCTTTGTGGCAACACCAGATG GTAGATGCAGATTAAGATCAGTCTCAGCTGTCCTCAACAGAGACGGCAAAGTTATCTTAAAAATCAAAAAGATCAATTTTCTCATGGCCTTTTCCGGTGCAAAAGAAA GTATCGTGTATGATCTACATGTCAGCCCTCTTGAAGAGCCTATCAATGAAGCAGAATCCTATTCGATAAGCATGACCACAAGCAGAGGAAAAATCGAGCTCAAAATCGAAGATTGTGTGAAGTACAAGAAATGGATGATGACCATAAACCACATGTTAATGCTTTCCACAACTTTCAGTGAACCTGAACGACAATTCTGCAGGAACTAA
- the LOC103699543 gene encoding VAN3-binding protein isoform X2, which produces MDLDMNQMAPEATAESMDLLSRAWCSSAIQVFQPTLQDISMNLNKKPVMALEHDKIAPSSLQNSDKSLKADDDDQRSVPQWKFDDLKSWIWLQKAIHPELDYDLCLRKKWKIPPWNGISIKKWMKEMKQKRKEDKRLQRAEVHAAISVAGVAAALAAIAADNAEPSQSNALKDIAVVSATALVAAQCAQVAEALGAKHEQITSAINAAMTTTDASNIITLTAAAATSLRGAATLRGRPGQRERAKATFTPKLLYDEFDFNFGRCSASVAKGDEIFVATPDGRCRLRSVSAVLNRDGKVILKIKKINFLMAFSGAKESIVYDLHVSPLEEPINEAESYSISMTTSRGKIELKIEDCVKYKKWMMTINHMLMLSTTFSEPERQFCRN; this is translated from the exons ATGGATTTAGACATGAACCAAATGGCCCCCGAGGCAACTGCGGAATCGATGGACCTCCTTTCGCGTGCATGGTGTAGCTCTGCCATACAAGTTTTCCAACCAACGCTGCAGGATATTTCGATGAATCTCAACAAGAAACCAGTGATGGCACTTGAGCATGATAAGATCGCTCCCTCGTCG TTGCAGAATAGTGATAAGAGCTTAAAAGCAGATGATGATGATCAGAGGTCAGTACCACAATGGAAGTTCGATGATCTGAAG TCATGGATATGGCTGCAGAAGGCAATCCATCCAGAACTGGACTATGATCTGTGCCTAAGAAAGAAATGG AAAATTCCACCTTGGAATGGTATCTCTATAAagaaatggatgaaggaaatgaAGCAGAAGCGGAAGGAGGACAAGCGGCTGCAAAGAGCAGAAGTGCATGCAGCCATATCAGTTGCAGGGGTTGCAGCTGCACTCGCAGCCATTGCTGCAGATAATGCAGAGCCAAGCCAATCAAATGCATTGAAAGATATCGCAGTGGTCTCTGCAACAGCTTTAGTTGCAGCACAATGTGCCCAAGTTGCTGAAGCTCTCGGTGCAAAGCACGAGCAGATCACTTCTGCTATTAATGCAGCCATGACTACCACAGATGCGAGCAACATCATTACTCTCACAGCTGCTGCAGCAACAT CATTGAGAGGTGCAGCCACACTAAGAGGAAGGCCAGGTCAAAGAGAGAGGGCAAAGGCAACTTTTACACCAAAGCTTTTGTACGATGAGTTTGATTTTAACTTTGGAAGGTGTAGTGCATCAGTGGCAAAAGGTGATGAGATCTTTGTGGCAACACCAGATG GTAGATGCAGATTAAGATCAGTCTCAGCTGTCCTCAACAGAGACGGCAAAGTTATCTTAAAAATCAAAAAGATCAATTTTCTCATGGCCTTTTCCGGTGCAAAAGAAA GTATCGTGTATGATCTACATGTCAGCCCTCTTGAAGAGCCTATCAATGAAGCAGAATCCTATTCGATAAGCATGACCACAAGCAGAGGAAAAATCGAGCTCAAAATCGAAGATTGTGTGAAGTACAAGAAATGGATGATGACCATAAACCACATGTTAATGCTTTCCACAACTTTCAGTGAACCTGAACGACAATTCTGCAGGAACTAA